In the genome of Thermoproteus tenax Kra 1, the window CCCTCGGGGGCCAACCGGTGCTCAACGCCACAGTGGAGCAGATAGACGTGAGGGCCGCCGTCGAGGTGGGGCCCTCGGGCGTCTCAGTGGAGTCGAGCGACCCAGCCGACACCATCGGATACTACATCTACCTCCGCCGCAACGGGACGTGGGTTATGCGGGCCTTCTGCCCCGGCTCACAGATCCAGCTTCCGCCGAACCTCACCATATGGCCGTGGGACCCCGCGCTGGTGGTGCCGGCAGTATATCACGTCGGGAGGATCCGCGAGAACGGCACCATACTCTATCCAGTGGGCCTCGGCTCCGTGGTCTTCAACTGGTGGTCGCTCCCGCCGTACGCGGGAGGGCAGAGCTCGGTAGACCAGTTTATAAAGGCCGGAGTCTGCGAGCCGGTGAAGTAGCCGATCTGTTGAACGTCCAATTTACAACCGAAAATCCCGCCATTTAGGGCGGGGAGCGCGGTCATTTCCCGTTTTTTAATGAGAACGTTATCGCCGACGGTGATAGCGGCCTAGGTGTTTAGCGGCCATTGTACTATCTGAGCTTCGGAGAAAACTGCCCTATCCTCCGAAGGCCCTATCGCCGGCATCGCCGAGACCGGGCACTATGAATCCATCACTGTTCAACACCTCATCTATAGCCACTGTGAACACTTCAGCTGTAGGATAACTGGACAACACGCGCTCTATGCCCACAGGCGTCGAAATAACCGAGACTGTTATAAGTCTTTTCGGAACGCCGCTTTTGAGCACCTCGCCGATAGCGGCAGCCATTGTCGTACCCGTGGCCAACATGGGGTCTGCCAGTATAACCACTTGTCCATCCACCCTCGGTATCCGCGAATAGAACACGTCAACGCCTATCTTTCCACCCTCCTCCCTCCTCCTCGCCGCCACCACTCCTATCTTGGCCTCCGGGAAGGCCTTAAGTAGTCCCTCGACTAATGGCATGGCGGCCCTCAGCACCTCGACTATGACTACTTTGTCTAAGTCCTCTAGAACCAACCCCTCGGCCTCTCCAAGAGGCGTCCTCACTTTGACGACTCTCTTGGGAAACGTCCTTGCGATCTCGTAGCCCACTATTCTCCCCAGCCTCACCAAGCCCTTCCTGAACTCTAGGCTGGCCGTATTCGCGTCCCTCAACCTCGTGAGGATATGTTGAGCGTAGGGGTGATCGATTATGTGTACCGGCATGCGACAATATCAGTGGCTATTTTTATAGTGTCTGTATTTCTCTTGACAGGGAGACGGCAAGCTTCGCCCTTTAGGGCGGGGCCGGATTTAGGCTAGCGTCTATGGCAGAGCAA includes:
- the upp gene encoding uracil phosphoribosyltransferase, which produces MPVHIIDHPYAQHILTRLRDANTASLEFRKGLVRLGRIVGYEIARTFPKRVVKVRTPLGEAEGLVLEDLDKVVIVEVLRAAMPLVEGLLKAFPEAKIGVVAARRREEGGKIGVDVFYSRIPRVDGQVVILADPMLATGTTMAAAIGEVLKSGVPKRLITVSVISTPVGIERVLSSYPTAEVFTVAIDEVLNSDGFIVPGLGDAGDRAFGG